One genomic window of Haemophilus haemolyticus includes the following:
- the rpmE gene encoding 50S ribosomal protein L31 — translation MKQGIHPEYKEITATCSCGNVIKTRSTLGKDINLDVCGNCHPFYTGKQRVVDTGGRVERFNSRFKIPSTK, via the coding sequence ATGAAACAAGGTATTCATCCTGAATATAAAGAAATCACAGCAACCTGTTCTTGTGGTAATGTGATCAAGACTCGTTCAACTTTAGGTAAAGACATCAATCTTGATGTGTGTGGTAACTGCCACCCATTCTATACTGGTAAACAACGTGTTGTTGATACTGGTGGTCGTGTTGAGCGTTTCAACAGCCGTTTCAAAATTCCAAGCACAAAATAA
- the mltC gene encoding membrane-bound lytic murein transglycosylase MltC, with translation MKKCLVLALLPLLYACSDSLNRGGINYDESFAKDTQGLDILTGQFSHNIDRIWGVNELLVASRKDYVKYTDSFYTRSHVSFDEGNIVIETQQDLNRLHNAIVHTLLMGADAKGIDLFASGDVPISSRPFLLGQVVDHQGQQIANQVIASNFATYLIQNKLQTRRLQNGHTVQFVAIPMIANHVEVRAQKYLPLVRKAAERYGIDESLILGIMQTESSFNPYAISYANAIGLMQVVPHTAGRDVFAMKGKGGQPSTRYLYDPANNIDAGVSYLWILQNQYLDGITNPTSKRFAMISAYNSGAGAVLRVFDNDKDMAIYKINQMYPEQVYRILTTAHPSSQARNYLLKVDKAQKKFRVRR, from the coding sequence ATGAAAAAGTGTTTAGTATTAGCATTATTACCGCTTTTGTATGCTTGTAGCGATTCGTTGAATCGTGGGGGCATCAATTATGATGAGTCCTTTGCAAAAGACACGCAAGGGTTAGATATTCTCACAGGACAATTCTCGCATAATATTGACCGCATTTGGGGCGTCAATGAATTGTTAGTGGCTAGTCGAAAAGATTACGTGAAATATACAGATTCTTTTTATACGCGTAGCCACGTGAGTTTTGATGAAGGTAATATCGTTATTGAAACCCAGCAAGATCTAAATCGTTTACATAATGCTATTGTCCATACCTTGTTAATGGGGGCTGATGCAAAAGGTATTGATTTATTTGCATCTGGAGATGTGCCGATTAGCTCTCGTCCATTCCTTTTAGGACAGGTTGTGGATCATCAAGGGCAACAAATTGCTAATCAAGTTATCGCAAGTAATTTCGCCACTTACTTGATTCAAAATAAATTACAAACTCGTCGATTACAAAACGGGCATACTGTGCAATTTGTTGCAATTCCAATGATTGCAAATCACGTAGAAGTGCGTGCGCAGAAATATCTACCATTGGTTCGTAAAGCGGCTGAACGTTATGGCATTGATGAAAGTTTGATCTTAGGTATCATGCAAACGGAATCTAGTTTTAACCCATATGCGATTAGCTATGCAAATGCAATTGGATTAATGCAAGTCGTGCCTCATACAGCAGGCCGAGATGTGTTTGCAATGAAAGGAAAGGGCGGTCAACCATCAACTCGTTATTTATATGATCCTGCGAATAATATTGATGCTGGCGTATCTTATTTGTGGATTTTACAAAATCAATATTTAGATGGAATTACGAATCCAACCTCAAAACGTTTTGCAATGATTTCTGCTTATAATAGTGGGGCTGGTGCTGTATTGCGTGTTTTTGATAATGATAAGGATATGGCGATTTACAAGATTAACCAAATGTATCCAGAGCAAGTTTATCGCATTCTAACGACAGCTCACCCATCATCACAGGCTCGCAATTATTTGTTGAAAGTAGATAAAGCACAGAAAAAATTCCGTGTAAGACGATAG
- a CDS encoding HNH endonuclease signature motif containing protein yields the protein MPYQPLKRCSYPGCRNKVKCGRCEEHKPKDNRPNSSARGYDHKWSKYRAQYLKHHPLCVMCLEKGIYTPATVIDHIKPIENGQADPLFWVESNHQSLCRDCHSYKTRVIDQRGFGAKK from the coding sequence ATGCCTTATCAACCGTTAAAACGTTGTAGTTATCCTGGGTGTAGAAACAAAGTGAAGTGTGGCAGATGTGAAGAGCACAAGCCAAAGGACAACCGCCCAAACAGCAGCGCACGAGGTTACGATCACAAGTGGAGTAAATACCGAGCACAATACTTAAAGCATCACCCTCTTTGCGTGATGTGCTTAGAGAAAGGTATCTACACGCCCGCTACAGTGATAGACCATATCAAGCCAATTGAGAACGGACAAGCAGACCCGCTATTTTGGGTTGAATCTAACCATCAATCTTTATGCCGTGATTGCCATAGTTATAAAACACGAGTGATAGACCAACGCGGATTTGGTGCGAAGAAGTAA
- the gpU gene encoding phage tail terminator protein: MLIHNEVRNEIVTLIKNNIPEIGNVYNGRAFFTSLKQQLPAISVFLDDAECDFKVMGESEWQAELNISIFLPYSEGEPNIDRIAEKVNSLITFTGYRHIQFVRGIQYRYGYDEDNASWMNGTLSYLIEYGRAPIK; this comes from the coding sequence ATGCTTATTCACAACGAAGTTAGAAACGAAATCGTTACGCTAATCAAGAATAACATTCCAGAGATTGGAAATGTTTATAACGGTAGAGCATTCTTCACGAGCTTAAAACAGCAGCTACCTGCAATTTCAGTATTCTTAGATGATGCAGAATGTGATTTTAAGGTAATGGGAGAATCCGAATGGCAAGCCGAACTCAATATCTCAATCTTCCTTCCATATAGCGAGGGAGAACCCAACATTGATCGGATTGCAGAGAAGGTTAATAGCCTTATTACATTTACAGGTTATCGCCATATTCAATTTGTCAGAGGGATTCAATACCGTTATGGCTATGATGAGGATAATGCTTCTTGGATGAATGGTACGCTTTCTTACTTAATTGAATATGGTCGAGCCCCAATCAAATAA
- a CDS encoding phage portal protein, with product MWNPFRRKEQRSEPTTIEELLSYMGVNNTGAGEFVSPQTAESLPAVMNAVTVISEAVASMPCYLYALKEDGRERIYRHPVEYLLNEMPNRSQTPYQFKNTMMRHCLLNGNAYAVIEWNNKGEPISLTPYQPSAVNIFRKVTGEYIYQITDLNGVTKNYLQDEILHLRHSSVDGFMGRSPITVCRETVGLGLAQQRHGAAIMKNGLMASGLISTAEWLDDAKAQKAVKALERYKGAKNAGKTPILEGSMEYKQLGMTNQDAEWLASRTFTISDIARIYNISPIFLQDYSNSSYSNFSEASRAFLSQTLRPWLTNFEQQLKDALMIDLGSNSKKRYLIEFDTSDLLRTSQSERFSSYDVAIKAGVMSPNEVRRREGLPPYEGGDEFSQAWKQTVEVKRDDKQEQGASNGSDA from the coding sequence ATGTGGAATCCTTTTAGACGAAAAGAGCAACGTAGCGAGCCAACCACAATCGAAGAGCTTTTATCTTACATGGGCGTAAACAATACAGGCGCGGGCGAATTTGTCAGTCCACAAACTGCAGAATCGTTACCCGCAGTAATGAATGCCGTTACCGTCATTTCGGAGGCGGTGGCATCAATGCCTTGTTATCTATACGCACTAAAAGAAGATGGCCGAGAAAGAATCTATCGTCATCCTGTTGAATATCTTCTCAATGAAATGCCAAACCGCAGCCAAACACCGTATCAATTCAAAAATACGATGATGCGCCATTGTTTGCTAAATGGTAACGCTTATGCCGTGATTGAGTGGAATAACAAGGGCGAACCAATAAGCCTTACTCCTTATCAACCAAGCGCGGTAAATATCTTCCGTAAAGTAACAGGTGAATATATTTATCAAATCACAGACTTAAACGGGGTAACAAAAAACTATCTTCAAGATGAGATTTTACATTTACGCCATAGTTCTGTTGATGGATTTATGGGGCGTTCTCCGATAACAGTTTGTCGTGAAACGGTCGGATTAGGTTTAGCCCAACAACGCCATGGTGCAGCCATTATGAAAAACGGATTGATGGCAAGCGGGCTTATTTCAACAGCAGAATGGTTAGATGATGCAAAAGCACAGAAAGCCGTCAAAGCCCTTGAACGTTACAAAGGGGCAAAGAATGCTGGCAAAACGCCTATTCTTGAAGGCTCAATGGAATATAAACAATTAGGCATGACAAACCAAGATGCAGAATGGTTAGCCAGTCGCACGTTTACCATTTCCGATATAGCCCGAATCTACAATATTAGCCCGATTTTCTTACAAGACTACTCGAATAGTAGCTATTCGAATTTCAGTGAGGCAAGCCGAGCATTTCTTTCTCAAACCTTGCGCCCTTGGCTTACTAACTTTGAGCAACAACTCAAAGATGCCTTGATGATTGATTTAGGCAGCAACAGCAAGAAACGTTACTTAATCGAATTTGATACAAGCGACTTATTGCGCACCAGTCAAAGCGAACGTTTCAGTAGCTATGATGTAGCAATCAAAGCGGGTGTAATGTCTCCAAATGAAGTTCGCCGCCGTGAAGGTTTACCGCCTTATGAAGGTGGAGATGAATTTAGCCAGGCTTGGAAACAAACCGTAGAAGTTAAACGCGATGATAAACAAGAACAGGGGGCAAGTAATGGCAGTGATGCTTAA
- a CDS encoding phage major capsid protein: MLKKLIELRQQKAEKVAEMRAMLDKAEKENRPLDEAESVDFDKLKDLVKQLSDEISKYETVADEERNLGAQSNPLETRSTKQFSNDELRHYIKTGELRNLTTANGEDGGYSVIPQLDKEVMKRLTDDSVMRQLCNVVRLPIGAKEYKKLVSAGGATVEHGTEGTARNGTATPKLHEVTIALNSIYAYPKTTQEILDFSSIDVLGWLTDEITETFTETEEVDLTSGDGNKKSKGLLTYERTTENDKVRPFGKLQKIEVAGAAKIEADTLIDAFYTLHSKYRKNAVWVMSSTIAAALQKLKNKNGDYIWRDGLTTDAPATLLGRPVYFLETMPTGGANQAVIAFGDFKRGYFIVDHETGVRTRPDNLTEPGFYKVHTDKYLGGGVVDSNAIKVIETTA, from the coding sequence ATGTTGAAAAAATTAATCGAGTTACGCCAACAAAAGGCAGAAAAAGTCGCAGAAATGCGTGCAATGCTTGATAAAGCAGAAAAAGAAAATCGTCCATTGGATGAAGCTGAATCAGTAGATTTTGATAAATTGAAAGATTTAGTGAAACAATTGAGTGATGAAATCAGTAAATACGAAACCGTAGCAGATGAAGAACGTAATCTTGGTGCGCAATCTAACCCATTAGAAACCCGCAGCACGAAACAATTTTCAAATGATGAATTGCGCCATTACATTAAAACCGGTGAACTCCGTAATTTAACTACGGCTAATGGTGAAGATGGCGGCTATTCTGTTATCCCGCAATTAGACAAAGAGGTCATGAAACGCTTAACAGATGATAGCGTCATGCGCCAGCTTTGTAATGTCGTTCGCTTGCCTATCGGTGCAAAAGAATACAAAAAATTAGTATCTGCTGGCGGTGCAACCGTTGAACATGGCACAGAAGGCACAGCACGCAATGGTACAGCAACGCCAAAACTGCATGAAGTAACCATTGCTTTAAATTCAATCTATGCTTATCCAAAAACTACTCAAGAGATTTTGGACTTCTCAAGCATTGATGTTTTAGGTTGGCTTACTGATGAAATCACTGAGACCTTCACTGAAACAGAAGAAGTGGATTTAACCTCTGGTGATGGTAACAAAAAATCAAAAGGTTTATTGACCTACGAACGCACAACTGAAAACGATAAAGTGCGCCCATTCGGCAAACTTCAAAAAATTGAAGTGGCGGGTGCGGCAAAAATTGAGGCAGACACTTTAATCGATGCGTTCTATACCCTTCACAGTAAATACCGCAAAAATGCCGTATGGGTGATGTCATCAACCATTGCAGCAGCATTACAAAAACTCAAAAACAAAAATGGTGATTATATCTGGCGCGATGGTTTAACAACCGATGCGCCCGCTACATTATTAGGCCGTCCAGTTTACTTCTTAGAGACAATGCCGACAGGTGGTGCAAATCAAGCCGTTATTGCTTTTGGTGATTTCAAACGTGGTTACTTCATTGTCGATCATGAAACAGGCGTGCGAACTCGACCAGACAACTTAACCGAGCCAGGATTTTATAAAGTCCACACCGATAAATATTTGGGTGGTGGCGTGGTAGATTCCAACGCAATTAAAGTGATTGAGACAACAGCGTAA
- a CDS encoding head-tail connector protein codes for MGNINLTLDDIKAHLNLDHDLDDALLETYKVATLEVCQKHIGKTFGDEETGNTVPFTPSIKVGCLMYIAYLYTNREAITDLANLKQAPMTISALWEVYREPCAY; via the coding sequence ATGGGGAATATTAATTTAACCCTAGATGACATCAAAGCGCATTTAAATCTTGATCATGATTTAGATGATGCGTTACTAGAAACTTATAAGGTCGCGACATTGGAAGTATGCCAAAAGCATATTGGCAAAACCTTTGGTGATGAAGAAACAGGAAATACCGTTCCGTTTACGCCATCAATTAAAGTCGGCTGCTTAATGTATATCGCCTATCTCTACACAAACCGTGAGGCTATAACAGATTTAGCCAATCTTAAACAAGCACCAATGACGATTTCCGCATTATGGGAAGTCTATAGAGAGCCTTGCGCTTACTAA
- a CDS encoding HK97 family phage prohead protease yields the protein MKKEFEIRSATIATDEENQKLVGYAVKWNSPSQVLYCDFVESFAPKAFSESLASGEDVRALFEHDYTKLLGRTSAGTLKLEEDSIGLRFELTPPNTTIGKDLLVSVSRGDITGMSFGFRASQEEWDFDVEPCQRTVQKAELFEVTVTSIPAYPESSVEIAKRSMGAAKEKTQKHSTALLKQWLDVMEA from the coding sequence ATGAAGAAAGAATTTGAAATCCGCTCTGCAACCATTGCGACCGATGAAGAGAATCAAAAGCTCGTTGGTTATGCGGTCAAATGGAATAGCCCTTCACAAGTGCTTTACTGTGATTTTGTAGAATCCTTTGCGCCTAAAGCATTCAGTGAAAGTTTAGCCAGTGGCGAAGATGTTCGTGCACTCTTTGAACACGACTACACCAAGTTACTCGGTCGCACCAGTGCGGGAACATTAAAACTAGAAGAAGATTCAATCGGCTTACGCTTTGAATTAACCCCGCCTAATACAACTATTGGGAAAGATTTATTAGTTAGCGTTTCGCGTGGTGATATTACAGGCATGTCCTTTGGATTTAGAGCCAGTCAAGAAGAATGGGATTTTGATGTAGAGCCTTGCCAACGAACTGTGCAAAAAGCCGAACTCTTTGAAGTTACAGTAACAAGCATTCCCGCCTATCCTGAAAGTAGCGTAGAAATTGCTAAACGTTCGATGGGCGCGGCAAAAGAAAAAACACAGAAACACTCTACCGCACTTTTGAAACAGTGGCTTGATGTGATGGAGGCTTAA
- a CDS encoding phage head closure protein, translating into MAVMLKAGKYNKVITIEARNYPRERETNLHGEHKAFWKHIATVRASVEPLQGREYFSGPFQMGENIIRIRIRYIEGITNKMRIKYGKRLFDIYSVIDSMESHRELQLMCKEGEAYGEY; encoded by the coding sequence ATGGCAGTGATGCTTAAGGCTGGGAAATATAACAAGGTCATCACCATTGAGGCGAGAAACTATCCCCGAGAGCGAGAAACTAATCTACACGGTGAACACAAAGCATTTTGGAAACATATCGCAACCGTCCGCGCCAGTGTAGAGCCATTGCAAGGGCGAGAGTATTTTAGTGGCCCATTTCAAATGGGTGAAAACATCATCCGCATTCGCATTCGCTACATTGAGGGCATTACAAACAAAATGCGGATTAAATACGGTAAACGACTATTTGATATTTATTCGGTGATTGACAGTATGGAATCACACCGAGAATTGCAGTTAATGTGTAAAGAGGGCGAGGCTTATGGGGAATATTAA
- the mutY gene encoding A/G-specific adenine glycosylase codes for MLAKSSSNAPFAQSVLKWYDKFGRKHLPWQQNKTLYGVWLSEVMLQQTQVATVIPYFERFIKTFPNITALANASQDEVLHLWSGLGYYARARNLHKAAQKVRGEFNGNFPTDFMHVWALPGVGRSTAGAILSSVLNQPYPILDGNVKRVLARYFTVEGWPGEKKVENYLWTLTEQVTPIDRVADFNQAMMDIGAMVCTRTKPKCELCPLNLECLAYQNHSWEKFPAKKPKKDMPEKDTYFLILSKNGKVCLEQRENSGLWGGLFCFPQFEDKASLLHFLAQEKVSYYQEWPAFRHTFSHFHLDIHPIYAEMDGGINIEQANLDWRKVVESPKEYQSNLSSALKYWYDPQNPEQIGLAQPVKNLLIQFARNYYGKNGLL; via the coding sequence ATGTTAGCAAAATCTTCAAGTAACGCACCTTTTGCACAATCAGTGCTGAAATGGTATGACAAATTTGGCCGCAAACATTTGCCGTGGCAACAAAATAAAACGCTTTATGGTGTATGGCTTTCTGAGGTGATGTTACAACAAACACAAGTTGCGACAGTGATTCCTTATTTTGAGCGATTTATTAAAACATTTCCAAATATCACCGCACTTGCCAATGCTTCGCAAGACGAAGTTTTGCATTTATGGTCTGGTTTAGGCTATTACGCTCGGGCGCGTAATTTACATAAAGCGGCTCAAAAAGTGCGGGGTGAATTTAATGGAAATTTTCCGACAGATTTTATGCATGTTTGGGCGTTACCAGGTGTAGGGCGCTCGACAGCTGGGGCTATTTTATCTTCCGTATTAAATCAGCCTTATCCGATTTTAGACGGTAATGTAAAACGAGTGTTAGCTCGCTATTTTACTGTTGAGGGGTGGCCTGGCGAGAAAAAAGTAGAAAATTATTTGTGGACGTTGACTGAACAGGTTACACCCATAGATCGTGTGGCGGATTTTAATCAAGCTATGATGGATATTGGCGCGATGGTATGTACGCGAACCAAACCAAAATGTGAGCTTTGCCCATTAAATTTGGAGTGCTTAGCTTATCAAAATCATAGTTGGGAAAAGTTTCCTGCCAAAAAGCCTAAAAAAGATATGCCTGAAAAAGACACTTATTTTTTGATTTTATCTAAAAATGGCAAAGTGTGCTTGGAGCAGCGAGAAAACTCGGGGTTATGGGGAGGATTGTTTTGTTTTCCACAATTTGAAGATAAAGCTTCGTTGCTTCATTTTTTAGCGCAAGAAAAAGTCAGCTATTATCAAGAATGGCCGGCTTTTCGTCATACCTTTAGCCATTTCCATTTAGACATCCATCCTATTTATGCAGAAATGGACGGTGGAATTAATATTGAGCAAGCTAATTTAGATTGGCGCAAAGTTGTGGAAAGTCCAAAAGAATATCAATCAAATCTATCAAGTGCGCTCAAATATTGGTATGATCCGCAAAATCCTGAACAGATCGGGCTGGCTCAGCCTGTGAAGAATCTTTTAATACAATTTGCAAGGAATTATTATGGCAAGAATGGTCTTTTGTGA
- a CDS encoding oxidative damage protection protein gives MARMVFCEYLKQEAEGLDFQLYPGELGKRIFDSVSKKAWGEWIKKQTMLVNEKKLNMMNAEHRKLLEQEMVNFLFEGKDVHIEGYVPPSN, from the coding sequence ATGGCAAGAATGGTCTTTTGTGAGTATCTCAAACAAGAAGCGGAAGGTTTAGATTTCCAACTTTATCCTGGAGAACTAGGTAAACGAATTTTTGATTCGGTGAGTAAGAAAGCTTGGGGCGAATGGATTAAGAAACAGACGATGTTAGTGAATGAGAAAAAACTCAATATGATGAATGCGGAACACCGTAAATTGTTAGAGCAAGAAATGGTAAATTTTTTGTTTGAAGGTAAAGATGTCCATATTGAAGGTTACGTTCCTCCATCAAATTAA